A window of the Tenebrio molitor chromosome 1, icTenMoli1.1, whole genome shotgun sequence genome harbors these coding sequences:
- the LOC138134404 gene encoding protein unc-45 homolog B-like — MTTEQAEAVKFKEEGNDAFKNGNWDSAAKLYTKAINLQKTEDKDLATFLKNRAAAYLKLKNYDAAVSDCDKSLEIVPHDPKALYRRCQALECLERYEEAYRDATQIFKDDPNNKMIQPVLERLHRIVQERSRQNAQTSTKIESMTKIAFDLTADKEKRETAMNNLLVLARENAGSSMMINSPIVQQIRKLLKVEKNRELYITGVRIIGELCKHDVDKTRAVMKDVGIPWFLEILDSTCPNQVNAAQYCIQQILNIFSGMDNKPDTKPDKELCTKHKKDIDMILTCLVYSINNRVISGLARDAIIELLIRNIHYTTLSWAEQLVDAGGVGRLMECASELEEYKYESAMNITPSTRTIAAVCLSRVYDNMYYDAAREKFMEKIQDFIKDKLLSPEIESKVRVTVAITALLRGPLDVGNAIIGKEGIIEMILVMANSEDVLQQKVACECLIAAASKADKAKAIISQGVHILKQLYKSKEDAIRVRALVGLCKLGSSGGNDAAVKPFAEGSNLKLAEACRRFLLHPGKDQDVRKWAAEGLSYLTLDAEVKEKVVEDKAALQSLIELAKTGDQSCLFGVVTTLVNLCNAYEKQEVIPEMVELAKFAKQHIPEEHELDDPDFISKRILILGKEGVTTALVALSKTESPNSQELIARVFNALCSEQELRGTVVQQGGSKALIPLALKGTDKGKRHAAQALSRIAITMNPEVAFPGQRSLEVIRPMVSLLHPDCSGLENFEALMGLCNIAQMNETARQRILKEGGLAKIEHYMFEDHQYLCRAATQCLTNMTMSPDVVQIHEGENDKMKYLAALAMDEDPDTAMAAAGAIAILTGASKKCCAKLFDSKNWMEAMHVMLANPTASMQYRGVCVVRNIIEQSKELAEKLMETDVMEILMALTKLPPDEHKQIIQVAEDALKLAEQWGVIKKPGELDD; from the exons atgaCCACAGAACAGGCCGAAGCCGTGAAATTCAAAGAAGAAGGCAACGACGCGTTCAAAAACGGTAATTGGGACTCAGCCGCTAAGCTCTACACCAAAGCCATAAATCTCCAAAAAACCGAAGACAAAGATTTGGCCACATTCTTGAAAAATCGCGCCGCGGCCtatttaaaactaaaaaactacGATGCGGCCGTCAGCGACTGCGACAAGAGCTTGGAAATAGTCCCCCACGACCCCAAAGCCTTGTACCGACGCTGCCAGGCGTTGGAATGTCTCGAACGCTACGAAGAAGCCTATCGCGACGCGACCCAAATCTTCAAAGATGACCCCAACAACAAAATGATCCAGCCGGTGTTGGAGCGACTGCACAGAATAGTACAAGAACGCAGCAGACAGAACGCCCAAACGAGCACCAAGATCGAGAGCATGACGAAAATCGCCTTCGACTTGACAGCTGACAAGGAGAAACGGGAAACTGCGATGAACAATCTCTTGGTCTTGGCGAGGGAAAACGCCGGGTCCAGTATGATGATCAACTCGCCTATAGTTCAGCAGATCAGGAAACTCTTGAAAGTGGAGAAAAATCGGGAACTGTACATCACCGGAGTCAGAATAATTGGGGAATTGTGTAAGCACGACGTCGACAAGACCAGAGCGGTTATGAAGGATGTGGGAATACCTTGGTTCCTGGAGATATTAGATTCGACTTGTCCGAATCAAGTGAACGCTGCTCAGTACTGCATCCAACAgattttgaatatattttcTGGAATGGACAACAAACCGGACACCAAGCCTGATAAAGAGTTGTGTACAAAGCACAAGAAGGATATCGATATGATTTTGACGTGTTTGGTTTATTCGATCAATAACCGTGTGATTTCGGGTCTAGCCAGAGACGCCATCATCGAACTGTTGATCAGAAACATCCACTACACCACCTTGAGCTGGGCCGAGCAACTCGTCGACGCCGGAGGCGTCGGCCGCCTGATGGAATGCGCCAGCGAACTAGAAGAGTACAAATATGAAAGCGCGATGAACATCACCCCTTCGACGCGGACAATCGCGGCGGTTTGCCTGTCTCGCGTCTACGACAACATGTACTACGACGCCGCTCGCGAGAAGTTCAtggagaaaatccaagacttCATCAAAGACAAACTCCTCAGTCCCGAAATCGAGTCCAAAGTGAGAGTCACGGTTGCCATCACCGCGCTCCTCCGAGGACCGCTGGACGTCGGCAACGCCATCATCGGCAAAGAAGGAATCATAGAGATGATCCTGGTGATGGCCAATAGCGAGGACGTCTTGCAGCAGAAAGTCGCCTGCGAGTGTTTGATCGCGGCGGCGAGCAAAGCCGACAAAGCCAAGGCGATCATATCGCAAGGGGTGCACATCCTGAAGCAGCTGTACAAATCGAAGGAGGATGCGATAAGGGTGAGGGCTTTGGTGGGGCTGTGCAAGTTGGGCAGCTCCGGGGGCAACGATGCCGCCGTCAAGCCCTTCGCTGAAGGGTCCAATCTGAAGCTGGCGGAGGCTTGCAGGAGGTTTTTGTTGCATCCCGGGAAAGATCAGGACGTCAGAAAGTGGGCCGCTGAAG GTCTCTCCTACTTGACCCTCGACGCCGAAGTAAAAGAAAAAGTAGTGGAAGACAAAGCTGCACTTCAATCACTAATAGAATTGGCCAAAACGGGAGATCAATCGTGTCTTTTCGGTGTGGTCACAACCCTGGTGAATTTATGCAACGCCTACGAGAAACAAGAAGTCATCCCCGAAATGGTAGAATTGGCAAAATTCGCCAAACAACACATCCCCGAAGAACACGAGCTCGACGACCCCGATTTCATCAGCAAAAGAATCCTGATTCTGGGCAAAGAAGGAGTCACCACAGCTCTGGTAGCCTTGAGCAAAACCGAAAGCCCAAATTCCCAAGAACTGATAGCTCGAGTGTTCAACGCCTTGTGCAGCGAACAAGAACTGAGGGGGACCGTGGTGCAACAAGGAGGCTCCAAAGCCCTGATTCCTCTAGCTCTGAAAGGCACCGACAAGGGTAAAAGACACGCGGCGCAGGCCCTGTCAAGAATCGCCATCACCATGAATCCGGAAGTGGCTTTCCCGGGACAGAGATCGCTGGAAGTGATTCGGCCCATGGTGTCGCTTCTGCACCCGGACTGCAGCGGTTTGGAGAATTTCGAGGCGTTGATGGGGCTGTGCAACATCGCCCAAATGAACGAAACCGCCAGACAAAGAATTCTGAAAGAAGGGGGCTTGGCCAAAATCGAGCATTACATGTTCGAGGATCACCAATACTTGTGCAGGGCTGCTACACAGTGTCTGACCAACATGACGATGTCGCCGGACGTGGTGCAAATCCACGAGGGAGAGAATGACAAGATGAAGTATCTGGCGGCGTTGGCGATGGACGAGGACCCCGATACGGCGATGGCCGCGGCCGGCGCCATCGCTATCTTAACAGGAGCgagtaaaaaatgttgtgccAAGCTGTTTGACTCAAAGAACTGGATGGAAGCAATGCATGTGATGCTGGCAAATCCCACCGCGAGCATGCAGTACCGTGGTGTGTGCGTCGTCAGGAATATAATCGAGCAGTCGAAAGAGCTGGCCGAGAAATTGATGGAGACCGACGTGATGGAGATCCTGATGGCTCTGACCAAACTGCCCCCCGATGAACACAAACAGATCATTCAAGTGGCCGAAGATGCACTCAAACTAGCTGAACAGTGGGGGGTCATAAAGAAGCCCGGCGAACTCGACGACTAG